The window CCACCAGAACCTGTAATGAAACTTGAACACGAAGCTACTCCGCCTATCAACTTTCTACAAAAACAGTACTGTGATTTTTCTCTAGGAAGAGGGCCAGTTATCCTCCCTTTCACGCCAGAAAGTCACAAACGCGCTTTGCGACAATGTGCTGCTATAGCAATAGGCCACGTCGGTATTGCATCATGTACCAACACAGCTCTGAACGCAGTGGCCGACGCTCTGGACCTCTACATGACAAACATGTGCAAATTAATGAGGACAGTAGTCGACAAAGAAGCAAGTGGTCTCAACTCTGGTTACCCAGATGTTATATCTAAAGTATTTGCCGAGTTTAATGTTGGAAGTTTACATGACTTTTACAACAATAGAATTGTAAGGTATCATGCTAGTATTAAAAAGAGATGCGAGAACCTAAGAAATCAATGTGAAGCTTTGGCGATAGGAGATATAGCCCCGCAACTAAAGTTGGAAGAAGTTCCAGAGTTACACTTTCCTGCGGCTCTAGATGGGGCCTTCAC of the Amyelois transitella isolate CPQ chromosome 19, ilAmyTran1.1, whole genome shotgun sequence genome contains:
- the LOC106132619 gene encoding STAGA complex 65 subunit gamma-like — encoded protein: MSSRKLWGEFEDSGNDDNIQQNVNFNPIIELGMQNIPEIPITVKTSPIELPKPNLITHTIQLHACSRQLSAILEQTENAVFEGARLDSMSLPPIPPEPVMKLEHEATPPINFLQKQYCDFSLGRGPVILPFTPESHKRALRQCAAIAIGHVGIASCTNTALNAVADALDLYMTNMCKLMRTVVDKEASGLNSGYPDVISKVFAEFNVGSLHDFYNNRIVRYHASIKKRCENLRNQCEALAIGDIAPQLKLEEVPELHFPAALDGAFTPSLEPGFQMLHSLEQEQLGLDLLDTVTADDIKIEPMEFAQPETSAKIPSLSPSAKKKRK